One Deltaproteobacteria bacterium genomic window, AACTGATCCGTTGCAAAGTATCGGTCAGGGTTTTCACGAATCTTCCGATAAGCCACTTCAATCGCCCCGTCCGTTCCCAGATTGGCGGGTGTGTATTCCAGTTCGGCACCAAGGGCTTTCAGGATTTTTTTCCTCTCTTCGCTCGCCGATTCCGGCATAATGACGCAGAGACGATAGCTTTTGGCTGCCGCAACGATGGCCAAACCGATACCGGTGTTTCCACTGGTCGCCTCCAGAATGATCTTGTCCTTGGTTAACTCTCCACGTTTTTCCGCCTCCTCGACCATGTACAGAGCGATCCTGTCCTTGATGGACCCCCCGGGATTCAAACTCTCGAGTTTCGCAAACACCCTGACCTTTTTGTTGGGATTCAGGCGTCGAATTTCAACGAGAGGCGTATTGCCGATAGCATCGGCGATATTTGAGTAACTATTGTACATCGTCAGTCAAAACAGAAAAAATCATGTTATTTTAACATTTTCCATTGCTAAATATCCTGTGGGTATCGGTTCATTGGAATAATATCAACTATTCAGTTTCACAACAGGAATTTTTAAAAAACCGACCCCTTGTTCCTCTAGGTACTCTTCCTCGCTTTGCGTCACCGTCCCGCAAATATTTTTCTCCTTTTCGAGCCCCCTGGATATTTTAACAGCCATCTCCGCAAAACGATCCCCGACATCCTCAAGGTGGTGTTCAATGTCATTCTTGAAAAGATCACGAGCCTTATGCAGCGATAGTTCCTCGGGTCTTTTCTGGGAAGGTCTGAAAGAAGAACCCTCCTTCCCAATATGGGTGATGGGAAAAGGGGCTATTTCATTGTTGACACGACCACAGACAGGACAGGAAATTACTTTTCTTTCCTGTTGATCGGCAAAGACAGCGCCGTCCTTGAACCAGACTTCGAACGTATGGCCCTTCGCACATCTCCGATTGTAAACGATCATGCCTCAACTCCTTTTCAAGTTGTGCCATCGGAAAAGCTGCCTTTGACATAAGCCATTTGTTCTGTCAACAGGGATCTTGGCAAGAGGACACGCGTCTAGAAAAAATCGTGGACATTTGATGACGAATTATGTATAAACACGCCGTCGGGATGTGGCCCAGTTTGGTAGGGCACTGCGTTCGGGACGCAGGGGTCGCGCGTTCAAATCGCGCCATCCCGACCAATCTTGGTAGAAACCTCGGTTATTAACCAACCACGGAAGCCATCTGGAAAATCGGCAGATACATCGCGATAATCATGCCGCCGACCACACCACCCAAAAAAACCATCATGAACGGCTCAAGTAGCGCAGTCATCGCCTCCACGGCGACATCCACTTCATCGTCATAGAAATCAGCGATTTTCGTGAGCATGGCATCAAGGGCACCGGTTGATTCTCCAACAGCGATCATTTGAACCACCATGGATGGGAAAACACCGCTTTCCTGAAGGGGTTCCGCAATACTTTTTCCCTCGCTGATACTCTGTCGGGTGTTGATTAGGGCCCTCTCAATGATCACGTTCCCCGCTGTCTTGCTCACTATGGTCAATCCTTCAAGAATAGGCACCCCTGAGGACATCATGGTTGCCAGGGTTCGCGTAAATTTCGCTACTGCAACCTTGCGCAGCAGCGGTCCAAAAACAGGACTTTTGAGAAGAAAATTATCAACAAGATAACGGCCTTTTCTGGTCTTGTAAAATTGTTTAAAGACAAAAATTAGGATTACGACAGCGATTACCATATAGAGAAAGTTACTCTGCATGAATTCACTGGCGTTGATTAAAATCTGGGTAGGTCGCGGCAATTCACCCCCCACATCAGTAAACATTTTCTGAAATACGGGAA contains:
- a CDS encoding DUF1178 family protein, which translates into the protein MIVYNRRCAKGHTFEVWFKDGAVFADQQERKVISCPVCGRVNNEIAPFPITHIGKEGSSFRPSQKRPEELSLHKARDLFKNDIEHHLEDVGDRFAEMAVKISRGLEKEKNICGTVTQSEEEYLEEQGVGFLKIPVVKLNS
- a CDS encoding type II secretion system F family protein, whose amino-acid sequence is MPEFLWEATNRKNERKKGELEATDEAALRGQLRRLGYRNISVKKKPKDLLEYLPFLQKKVKEKDVVVFARIFSTMINAGLPLIQCLNLLAEQEKNKVYAKIILTIREDIEGGSTLYDALKKHPRVFDELFISLVAAGESGGILDVILLRLSNYMEKALKLKRKVKGAMTYPATVLLISVGVVSLLLLKVIPVFQKMFTDVGGELPRPTQILINASEFMQSNFLYMVIAVVILIFVFKQFYKTRKGRYLVDNFLLKSPVFGPLLRKVAVAKFTRTLATMMSSGVPILEGLTIVSKTAGNVIIERALINTRQSISEGKSIAEPLQESGVFPSMVVQMIAVGESTGALDAMLTKIADFYDDEVDVAVEAMTALLEPFMMVFLGGVVGGMIIAMYLPIFQMASVVG
- a CDS encoding pyridoxal-phosphate dependent enzyme: MYNSYSNIADAIGNTPLVEIRRLNPNKKVRVFAKLESLNPGGSIKDRIALYMVEEAEKRGELTKDKIILEATSGNTGIGLAIVAAAKSYRLCVIMPESASEERKKILKALGAELEYTPANLGTDGAIEVAYRKIRENPDRYFATDQ